Proteins from one Cryptomeria japonica chromosome 4, Sugi_1.0, whole genome shotgun sequence genomic window:
- the LOC131052447 gene encoding F-box protein At2g02240, translated as MKKMKEVPENCISEILSFTTPRDACRLAAVSKLFRSAASSDSLWDKWLPTHYAQILANSVSPITYSSKKQLYFHLCQSIFLNGGTQRFWLQRPTGKVCSMLSSREFSIVWGDDERYWGWSPGEVANSSFKEVADVKMVGKFEVKSRFDCRLLSPNTDYSLSFLIKLGPHSRGWNNLPLKFNITTAEGDEMKSGRLLMDREGARIDLNLTIAPLNYLSDGWIEVVAGEFTAKAYTDSEMPNYIEFSMKEVDSVRWKSELFFDGVRIQPTSV; from the exons atgaaaaaaatgaaagagGTGCCAGAGAACTGTATATCTGAGATCTTGTCATTTACTACTCCTCGCGATGCCTGCAGACTCGCAGCAGTCTCTAAGCTGTTTAGATCTGCAGCCTCCTCAGACTCTCTCTGGGACAAATGGCTTCCTACCCATTATGCCCAAATCCTCGCTAACTCAGTTTCTCCCATCACGTACTCTTCGAAGAAACAACTCTACTTTCACCTGTGTCAGTCAATCTTTCTGAACGGAGGAACCCAG AGATTTTGGCTACAAAGGCCAACTGGAAAAGTGTGTTCTATGTTATCTTCCAGAGAATTCTCAATCGTCTGGGGTGATGACGAACGCTATTGGGGGTGGAGTCCTGGTGAAGTTGCCAATTCCAG TTTCAAGGAAGTGGCCGATGTAAAAATGGTTGGGAAGTTCGAGGTAAAGAGCAGATTTGACTGCAGGCTGTTGTCACCAAATACAGACTACTCTTTGTCATTTCTGATTAAATTAGGACCCCATTCTCGTGGGTGGAATAACCTTCCCCTGAAATTTAATATCACAACTGcagaaggagatgaaatgaaatCAGGTCGGCTATTGATGGACAGGGAAGGAGCAAGAATAGATCTGAATTTGACGATTGCTCCTTTGAATTATCTGAGTGATGGGTGGATAGAAGTGGTTGCAGGGGAATTTACTGCCAAAGCGTACACTGATTCTGAGATGCCAAACTACATTGAATTCAGTATGAAAGAGGTAGATTCTGTTAGATGGAAATCTGAACTATTTTTTGATGGAGTTAGGATTCAACCCACATCAGTTTAG